AGCACAACGGCGGACTGTTGGCCGTCGATAACTGCGAGCACGTCCTGGTCGAATGCGCGCGGCTCGCGGAACTGCTTTTGCGCACCGCTCCCGGCGTGACGATCATCGCGACGAGCCGCGAGCCGCTTGGCGTCCGCGGGGAAGCCACGTATCGCATTCCAACGCTCGAGATTCCGCCCGAAGGAGCACCGCTCACGGCGCAAGAGGCACTCGCGTACGACGCCGTACACCTCTTCGTCGATCGCGCGAAGCTCGTCGATCCGGCATTCGAGCTCACCAACGAGAACGCGAATGCCGTCGCACGCATCTGCCGCCGAATCGACGGCATTCCTCTGGCCATCGAGCTAGCGGCGCCCCGGCTGCGGATGATGACGCTCGAGCAGATCGAGCGTGGACTCGACAACCGCTTCACGCTGCTGACGAACGGACAGCGCAATGCTCTTCCGCGCCAGAAGACGCTGTACGCGCTCATCCGCTGGGGGTACGAGCTGCTCTCTCCCGGCGAGCAACGCGCGTTGCAGCGTCTCTCCGTGCTCATCGGGAACTGGGGCGCCGAGGCGGCCGTTGCGATTGCCGGCGATGCCGATCTCGGCGCCGACGAAGTTCTCGACCTCGTCAGCGCGCTCGTCGACAAGTCGCTGCTGATCGTCGAGCCGCGCGGAAATGAGATGCGCTACTACGCACTCGAATCCACTCGCGCGTTTGCGGCGGAGTGCTTGCAGGAATCCGGTGAGGCTGCGCACGCCGCACGCGCGCACGCGCGCTATTTCTACGACCTCATCGTGCGCACGATGACTGCAGACGAGCGCGAAGACGCGGCCGCCTTCAAGGCGATTCGCGGCGAATACGACAACATCCAGGCGGCGCTGCGCTGGACGCTCGTCGCACGCGGCGACGCCGAGCTGGGAGTAGCTCTCGTGGACGCGCTATGGGAGTTCTGGCAGGGCAGCGCCCGTTATCGCGAAGCGCAACGCTGGCTCGACCACACGCTCAAGCTCGACATCGGAGAGGATCGCTCGCGGTCCGTCGCTGCACGTTTGGCCAAAGCCACGATGAATCTCGGAGAAGCCCAGCAAACGCTCGACCGCGCGCTTCCGCTCATCGATAGGTGCGCGCAGGCGTCCGACGGCAGCGGGCTGCATTTGGCGCGACGCATGGCCGCCTCCGCGTATTTCGAGCTAAACGACACGCCGCACGCTCGCGAGCAAATTCAGGCGATGTTGGCAGAGCCGTGCGTGGGCCCGGAGGAGCGGGCGCTCTCGCTCGGCTATCTCGCCTACGTCGAGATGCACGATGGAAGCGTTGAAGAAGCGCTGAGCCTTCTAGCCGAAGCGGTTACCCTCGACGTGCCGCCGAGCATCCAGTCGTGGATTCACGAATACTATGGAATAGCGCTCTTTCTCAGCGGGCGCACCGCGGAAGCGGTCGAGCACGCGCAAGCGTGTCTCGCATACGAAGACAGCGTGCACAACGGCACGCGCGGCGCGCTCGCGTCATTGACGCTCGCGTGGTGCTGGCTCGCAGCAGGCGAGTTCGGTCGCGCACGGATTGCCCTGCGCCGCTGCATACGTGAGTCGACGCTGACGACGCGACCGGATTATCTCTGCGCATGCTTTGACGCGTTCGCGCTCCTGGCAGCGGAACGCGGCGAGCCCGCTCGCGGCGCGACCATTCTGGGCTTCGCGCGCGCAGAACGCAGTCGCCGTGGAGTACGCGCACCGTTCCAACGGATTCTCTCCATGATCAACGAAGCCCAAGCATCAATGCAGCAGAGCGTCGGCACCCCGGCGTTCGAATCGGCGATCACGCGAGGCGGATGGCTCTCGCTGGAAGCGGCGACGAACGAGGCGCTCGCGATCTAGGCGCGACCAGATCGCCACCTTCCCTAGCGCGGGGGCCGTTCGCGCAGAGCGGCAGCGCCGGCAAGCGTTTCGCGCAAGAACGTCGCCTGGAAAGCCACCATGTCGGTGACCCCCGGAAACTGCGGATGACGTTTGCCGTCGCCGAGTCGCCGCAACCCCGCAAGCGCGGCGCGCGTCATTGCCCGCGGATTGCGCCGCAGCTCCGGATCGACGAAGAGCTCGGCCGGAAGCTCGCGTAACTGCCGCTCTACGTCTGCGATGGCCGCCTCGTCGTCGATCGGGGCGTCGTAGCCGTCGAGGTACGTCGCCAAGAGCTGACTCGCCGTTATGGGGCGGCTCGCGGCAAGCGTATCGCGCAGGCGATCGCGATCCTCGAGTTTCACGATGTGATAGAGCATCGAGAGACGCCGTCCGACGAATACGTCGTAGCTCACGCCGGCAACATACGTCTGCTCTGCAACGGGAGCCAGGCGATCGAGAATCCCGTGCATGGGCAAGAGCGCTCCCGTCGTCGTGTAATGGCCTTCCGGCGTGAGAAAGAACGTACCGCCGGATGCGACCACGTTCACGATGCGCGCGAAGTCTTCGTCGAGCGTGCGCCGCATCGCATCCAGCTCCTCGCGGCGGTATGGCTCGCGCAGGCTCGACAGGCGTACGTACCGCTGCCCCTTCTCGAAGTTCTCCCGGCTCCAGAAATCCGCCGTCGTCGTCCCCGGCGCGAACTGCGACGCGACCCGCTCGTCGAAAAGCTCGACGAGCGGCATGCGCCCGTGCCGCAAACCCGCAGACCACCCCAAGCTTGCGATCGTGCGCGATCCGAGCTCGTTCTCGATTGGCAGCAGACCGATTCCGTAGAAGATCGCGCCCCCGTTGAACCGGCGCAAAAACGGCATGCGCAGTCGAACGGCGAGAAACCCGGGCTCGTACATGCGCCGCGAGGACGCGCAGAAGATCGGCTCGCGCCACGCACGGCTCGTCACGGAGAGCGTCGAGGCGAGCGCCGGCGACTCGAGATCGTGCTGATGATTCGCGATGACGAGCGTCGAGCCGCGACGCGCGGGGAAGCGGCCCCAGCCACGCACGCGGTAGGCGACGTGCACGTACGCAGCGTTTCCGAGAATGACGACGAAGCGCAGCGGCACGCTCCAGACGGACGAGAGCGGCTTTCGACCGATGCGCAGCACAACGAGCGCCGCCGCGGTGAAGCTGAGACCTGCAATGCCGAAGACGATCTGATACCCGACGCGCGAACCGGCGAAGGCCGCGAGGACCGCGCCGCCGACGAGCGGCGCGACGACGTTGGGGAGATGCGTCGCGATTCCCCAGATGCCCAGGTCGCGTGCGACGTCACGCAGCTCCGGCACGCTGTCCATCGCCAATGCCCAGCCCGTCGATATCACGCCTCCGAACCCGACGCCGAAGAGCGCCGCGAATGAGATCATCCAGCTCGGATCGGGCGCGTATGCGAAACCGAGCGCCGCAATCGCCATCGGTACCCCGGCGAGCGAAACGACGATGCGTCGCGGTACGCGGTCCGAGAGAAAGCCGAGCCAGATCGACGAGACGAGCGCACCGACGAGCGCGCTGATGCCCACGAGGCCCGTTCCCGCCGCAGGATTGCTGACGTGCAGGACGTCGTGAAAGAAGGTCAGCACGAACGTCATCAGCAGCGTCAGGCCAAAGAACACCGCCGCGCGCGCAGCAAAGATGATGTGGAAGTCGTGCCAGTCGCGGACGCGAACGTGTTCGGGCTCGCTCCAGGCGCCCTCGTCGATTGCCAAAAGCGAGAACGAGAAGAGCACAAGGATCGCCGCCGTTGCGAGAAACGTCAAGCGCGAGTCGGGGAGCTCGCCTGCGATGCTCAGGCCGAGCACGGCACCGATCAGGGTGGCCGCGCCGCGGATTCCCGAGACGATTCCCCACTGCGCGCGAGGCACGATCTCGGGGAGGAGCGCCTGATACGCCGAGAGAGCGATGTTCGCTCCGGCGATCGCGACGATCGTA
The Candidatus Dormiibacterota bacterium DNA segment above includes these coding regions:
- a CDS encoding MFS transporter; amino-acid sequence: MNEKNGRAQEVGSWTLLNALWIPLAFQDAALLAIAIPAALLHLTPHTYRTVLAALSSASSFAAMLVPPFAGWLSDRLRRGGGSRRVFVAFGLAIDVLALLGLATAQDLSWFCFFTIVAIAGANIALSAYQALLPEIVPRAQWGIVSGIRGAATLIGAVLGLSIAGELPDSRLTFLATAAILVLFSFSLLAIDEGAWSEPEHVRVRDWHDFHIIFAARAAVFFGLTLLMTFVLTFFHDVLHVSNPAAGTGLVGISALVGALVSSIWLGFLSDRVPRRIVVSLAGVPMAIAALGFAYAPDPSWMISFAALFGVGFGGVISTGWALAMDSVPELRDVARDLGIWGIATHLPNVVAPLVGGAVLAAFAGSRVGYQIVFGIAGLSFTAAALVVLRIGRKPLSSVWSVPLRFVVILGNAAYVHVAYRVRGWGRFPARRGSTLVIANHQHDLESPALASTLSVTSRAWREPIFCASSRRMYEPGFLAVRLRMPFLRRFNGGAIFYGIGLLPIENELGSRTIASLGWSAGLRHGRMPLVELFDERVASQFAPGTTTADFWSRENFEKGQRYVRLSSLREPYRREELDAMRRTLDEDFARIVNVVASGGTFFLTPEGHYTTTGALLPMHGILDRLAPVAEQTYVAGVSYDVFVGRRLSMLYHIVKLEDRDRLRDTLAASRPITASQLLATYLDGYDAPIDDEAAIADVERQLRELPAELFVDPELRRNPRAMTRAALAGLRRLGDGKRHPQFPGVTDMVAFQATFLRETLAGAAALRERPPR
- a CDS encoding diguanylate cyclase: MPEASAFPPSFPAAKRIDVGELIRQVSEVLASEQPLAESVTELCTLLAHAFGARSVSILLDDPGRPCAEYRYDMPLGLVGESIEYAESVPLQIGQQSIGALTIAPRSRDSLASHDVSTLETCARYIAVGLRNARLAHTNDDLERLIEVDPLTEVGNRRRFDLRIDAEWRRCSRNQEPLSVVMIDVDYFKEFNDRYGHVAGDACLQRIAKALSGSTMRASDVVTRYGGEEFAVLLAETDLAGAVAVAENIRLAVERLQIPHAGTSIGTVSISAGVATVTPSPNEASAALVEAADLALYRAKSAGRNRIVAGAYVSEGSIVQRCGVQTATNLPIPLTTFLGRRNEIAQIERLLQNTRLLTLVGPGGVGKTRLALEVSASHAGARSVTFVDLAPAVCPAAVGPTILRALGLHDELAHSTEETICHHLEHNGGLLAVDNCEHVLVECARLAELLLRTAPGVTIIATSREPLGVRGEATYRIPTLEIPPEGAPLTAQEALAYDAVHLFVDRAKLVDPAFELTNENANAVARICRRIDGIPLAIELAAPRLRMMTLEQIERGLDNRFTLLTNGQRNALPRQKTLYALIRWGYELLSPGEQRALQRLSVLIGNWGAEAAVAIAGDADLGADEVLDLVSALVDKSLLIVEPRGNEMRYYALESTRAFAAECLQESGEAAHAARAHARYFYDLIVRTMTADEREDAAAFKAIRGEYDNIQAALRWTLVARGDAELGVALVDALWEFWQGSARYREAQRWLDHTLKLDIGEDRSRSVAARLAKATMNLGEAQQTLDRALPLIDRCAQASDGSGLHLARRMAASAYFELNDTPHAREQIQAMLAEPCVGPEERALSLGYLAYVEMHDGSVEEALSLLAEAVTLDVPPSIQSWIHEYYGIALFLSGRTAEAVEHAQACLAYEDSVHNGTRGALASLTLAWCWLAAGEFGRARIALRRCIRESTLTTRPDYLCACFDAFALLAAERGEPARGATILGFARAERSRRGVRAPFQRILSMINEAQASMQQSVGTPAFESAITRGGWLSLEAATNEALAI